A portion of the Hoplias malabaricus isolate fHopMal1 chromosome 1, fHopMal1.hap1, whole genome shotgun sequence genome contains these proteins:
- the LOC136707723 gene encoding solute carrier family 22 member 7-like: MKFENILAEADGFGRYQFVIIALLVFPRITLPCHFLIHNFIGAIPSHHCDFSSLDTDGVFEDLTQEEKLTISIPKHEDGTFSSCLMFSEPQLHLLRNSSNSTGLPTVQCQNGWQFDHSIFKSTLATQYNLVCDKKGLNNISATIFFIGIMFGAIFFGVLSDKYGRKSMLLVSYISSMVFSVASAFSTNFMMFASLRFLTGFSLAGISIISIVLTIEWVDIEHRTFIGVIGSMAWSLGNLMFSGTAYLINDWSLLVITVTTPLLIATATWWWVPESARWLIVSGQTQRAYSYLQKCASVNGRKDFTSKIELETLSTIGATDKVGHSYTYLDLIKTPRLRNLTLFTGIVWYGVASTYYGISLNITGFGLDLYLTYFIYAAIEVPAKILVYFSLKIGRRPNQVGTLLLTGICIIINIITPKDYWTFRTIVAVLGKGLSEASFTSVFLYTTELYPTVLRQNGIGYNSFVARLGASISPLIMLLEDVWLLLPQVLFGIVAIISGLVACLLRETKNTRLPETIEDIEDTRRGSGCITTQEQSEIPLKTVESTEKCP; encoded by the exons ATGAAGTTTGAGAATATTCTGGCTGAAGCAGATGGATTTGGACGCTACCAGTTTGTCATAATTGCACTGCTGGTGTTTCCCCGCATCACTCTCCCATGTCACTTTCTGATCCATAACTTCATTGGTGCCATCCCATCCCACCACTGTGACTTTAGTTCTCTGGACACTGATGGGGTTTTTGAGGATTTGACTCAGGAGGAAAAACTCACCATCAGTATTCCAAAACATGAAGATGGGACCTTCTCTTCTTGTCTCATGTTCTCAGAACCTCAGTTACATCTGCTGAGGAATTCATCTAACTCCACAGGACTCCCAACGGTCCAGTGCCAAAATGGATGGCAGTTTGACCACAGCATTTTTAAATCAACTTTGGCCACTCAG TATAATCTGGTTTGTGACAAAAAGGGACTGAACAATATCTCTGCCACCATCTTTTTCATTGGCATCATGTTTGGAGCCATTTTCTTTGGTGTGCTTAGTGACAA GTATGGGCGTAAAAGCATGTTGTTAGTCTCCTACATTTCATCTATGGTCTTCAGTGTGGCCAGTGCCTTCTCCACCAACTTCATGATGTTTGCATCCTTACGCTTTCTGACTGGATTCAGCCTGGCGGGAATCAGCATCATATCCATCGTCCTCA CTATTGAATGGGTGGACATTGAGCACCGGACATTTATCGGAGTGATTGGGAGCATGGCATGGTCATTAGGCAACCTGATGTTCTCTGGCACCGCTTACCTCATCAATGATTGGAGTCTTCTGGTGATCACCGTCACCACTCCTCTTTTAATCGCTACCGCCACCTGGTG gTGGGTTCCTGAATCTGCTCGCTGGCTGATTGTGAGtggacagacacaaagagctTATTCATACCTGCAGAAGTGTGCCAGTGTTAATGGCAGAAAAGATTTTACCTCCAAAATTGAATTAGAG ACTCTGTCCACGATTGGTGCAACGGATAAGGTGGGGCATAGTTACACCTACTTAGATCTAATCAAAACCCCACGTTTAAGGAACCTGACCCTCTTCACTGGTATTGTGTG GTATGGTGTGGCCTCCACGTACTATGGCATCAGTTTAAACATCACTGGCTTTGGCCTGGATCTGTATCTGACCTACTTCATTTATGCGGCCATTGAAGTCCCAGCAAAGATCTTAGTCTACTTCAGTCTGAAGATTGGCCGAAGACCAAATCAAGTGGGCACGTTACTACTTACTGGAATCTGCATCATCATCAATATCATCACACCAAAAG ATTACTGGACTTTTCGCACCATTGTAGCAGTGTTGGGTAAAGGACTGTCTGAAGCTTCCTTCACTTCTGTGTTTCTCTACACCACGGAGCTCTACCCAACAGTCTTACG ACAAAATGGGATCGGCTACAACAGCTTTGTGGCTCGTCTGGGCGCCTCCATCTCTCCTCTGATCATGTTACTGGAGGATGTATGGCTCCTCCTTCCTCAGGTGCTTTTCGGCATTGTGGCCATCATCTCCGGCCTCGTTGCTTGCCTGCTCCGGGAAACCAAGAACACGCGACTGCCCGAGACCATCGAAGACATTGAGGATACAAG AAGAGGATCTGGGTGCATCACCACTCAGGAGCAGAGTGAAATCCCCCTGAAAACAGTAGAGTCTACAGAGAAATGTCCATAA
- the slc22a7b.1 gene encoding solute carrier family 22 member 7b.1, whose amino-acid sequence MKFENLLAEVAGFGRFQIVLILILVIPRATLPFHFLLNNFIGIIPSHHCDFSALDINGLFENLTQEERLTVSIPKHEDGTFSSCLMFSEAHFHLLRNSSNSTEHAVVMCQNGWQFDHSKFKSTLASEWNLVCDKKGMNKGTATIFFSGVMVGAALFGILSDRYGRKRMLMVSYLSTVLFAVGSAFSTSYTMFAVMRFFTGMAITGISIITIVLCVEWSDIKHRTIVGVMISLDWSVFTMLLPAIAYLVNDWRYLVVTVTSPLAIAIISWWWIPDSARWLIANGRLEEAHHYLTKCALANHREESLRDFKPQILSTVVIGNEDRKYTYLDLLRTPVLRKLTVVTGITWYGVAFTYYGISLNVSSFGLNLHLTQFIYGAIEIPAKLLIFVCLEKLGRRVSQVGMLIMTGVCIAITILIPRENWIPRTVVAVLGKGFSEASFTSVFLYTTEIYPTVLRQNGLGFCSCVARVGVSLAPMASLLEETWTPLPQILFCSVAIISGLIALLLPETRNVRLPETIEDVEQTRKRSICTEDELRDLHQENIPLTSDPRNVTVI is encoded by the exons ATGAAGTTTGAGAATCTTTTGGCTGAGGTTGCGGGTTTTGGACGCTTCCAAATTGTACTCATTCTTATACTGGTGATCCCTCGGGCCACCCTGCCATTTCACTTCCTACTGAACAACTTTATTGGCATCATCCCATCCCACCACTGTGACTTCAGCGCGCTGGACATTAATGGGCTCTTTGAGAATTTGACTCAGGAGGAAAGATTGACCGTCAGTATACCGAAACACGAAGATGGGACCTTCTCTTCCTGTCTCATGTTCTCAGAAGCTCATTTCCATCTCCTGAGGAATTCATCCAACTCGACAGAACATGCTGTGGTAATGTGCCAGAATGGATGGCAGTTTGACCACAGCAAATTTAAATCAACCTTGGCTTCTGAG TGGAACCTGGTGTGTGATAAGAAAGGAATGAATAAAGGCACTGCCACCATCTTCTTCAGTGGGGTGATGGTTGGAGCAGCCCTATTTGGTATTCTGAGTGACAG ATATGGCAGGAAGCGTATGTTGATGGTGTCTTATCTTTCAACTGTTCTCTTTGCTGTGGGCAGTGCTTTCTCCACGTCCTACACCATGTTTGCTGTGATGAGGTTCTTCACAGGAATGGCAATCACTGGCATTAGCATCATCACCATTGTACTCT GTGTGGAATGGTCAGACATCAAACACAGAACGATTGTAGGAGTGATGATCAGTCTTGACTGGTCTGTTTTTACTATGCTCCTGCCAGCCATCGCTTACCTTGTCAATGACTGGAGGTACTTGGTTGTCACTGTGACGTCTCCTCTGGCAATAGCTATAATCTCTTGGTG GTGGATCCCAGATTCAGCTCGATGGCTGATAGCCAATGGAAGACTGGAGGAAGCCCATCATTACCTCACTAAGTGTGCCTTAGCAAATCACAGAGAGGAGAGTCTGAGAGACTTCAAACCCCAG ATCCTCTCCACTGTTGTTATCGGAAATGAGGACAGAAAGTACACATATCTGGACTTACTGAGAACCCCAGTGTTGAGGAAATTGACTGTTGTCACTGGTATCACCTG GTATGGTGTAGCATTCACATATTATggaatcagtttaaatgtgtccAGTTTTGGACTAAACCTTCACCTGACTCAGTTCATCTATGGAGCCATAGAGATTCCTGCCAAGCTGCTGATCTTTGTGTGTCTTGAGAAGTTGGGCCGAAGAGTCAGTCAGGTGGGCATGCTTATAATGACAGGAGTCTGCATCGCCATCACCATCCTTATCCCTAGag AGAACTGGATTCCTCGGACTGTAGTAGCAGTGCTGGGGAAAGGCTTTTCAGAGGCATCGTTCACATCTGTGTTTCTTTACACCACTGAGATCTACCCTACAGTATTACG GCAGAATGGTTTGGGTTTCTGCTCATGTGTGGCTCGTGTTGGAGTATCTCTGGCACCAATGGCAAGTCTTCTGGAAGAGACATGGACTCCGCTGCCACAAATCTTATTCTGTTCTGTGGCCATAATATCAGGCCTCATTGCCCTGCTTCTCCCTGAGACCCGCAATGTCCGCCTGCCAGAAACAATTGAAGACGTTGAGCAAACAAG AAAAAGGTCAATATGCACTGAAGATGAACTAAGAGACCTGCATCAGGAAAACATTCCTTTAACATCAGACCCCAGAAACGTAACTGTGATTTAA